One genomic region from Jiangella sp. DSM 45060 encodes:
- a CDS encoding cation diffusion facilitator family transporter, which translates to MATEGGTKAVVAALLANSGIAITKFVAFALTGASSMLAEAVHSVADAGNQVLLLVGGRRAQRKATPEHPFGYGRVRYVFAFIVSIVLFSLGGVFALYEAYHKYEEVHAGHPNELLESKWWWVPIVVLVAAIIMESFSLRTAIVESNHVREGRSWVVFVRRAKSPELPVILLEDIGALLGLVFALIGVGLALITDNAYWDVAGTAAIGVLLVVIAVILAIEMSSLLIGEGAAAENVEKILAAATASDDIGRVIHLRTLYTGPEELLVAAKLAVRTDQTGEQIAAAINAAEERIRAALPEARHIFLEPDIDRAAAPAPDPS; encoded by the coding sequence ATGGCCACTGAGGGTGGTACCAAGGCCGTCGTCGCGGCCCTGCTGGCGAACAGCGGCATCGCGATCACCAAGTTCGTCGCGTTCGCGCTGACGGGTGCGTCGTCGATGCTGGCCGAGGCGGTGCACTCCGTCGCCGACGCCGGCAACCAGGTGCTGCTGCTGGTGGGCGGCCGGCGCGCGCAGCGCAAGGCGACGCCGGAGCACCCGTTCGGCTACGGCCGGGTGCGCTACGTGTTCGCGTTCATCGTGTCGATCGTGCTGTTCAGCCTCGGTGGCGTGTTCGCCCTGTACGAGGCGTACCACAAGTACGAGGAGGTGCACGCGGGCCACCCGAACGAGCTGCTGGAGAGCAAGTGGTGGTGGGTGCCGATCGTCGTGCTGGTGGCAGCGATCATCATGGAGTCGTTCTCGCTGCGCACCGCGATCGTCGAGTCCAACCACGTCCGCGAGGGCCGGTCCTGGGTGGTGTTCGTCCGCCGGGCCAAGTCGCCTGAGCTGCCGGTCATCCTGCTCGAGGACATCGGCGCGCTGCTCGGCCTGGTGTTCGCGCTCATCGGCGTCGGCCTGGCCCTGATCACCGACAACGCCTACTGGGACGTCGCCGGCACCGCGGCCATCGGCGTGCTGCTGGTCGTCATCGCGGTGATCCTGGCCATCGAGATGTCCAGCCTGCTGATCGGCGAGGGCGCCGCCGCCGAGAACGTCGAGAAGATCCTCGCCGCGGCCACCGCCTCCGACGACATCGGCCGCGTCATCCACCTGCGCACGCTCTACACCGGCCCGGAGGAGCTGCTGGTCGCGGCGAAGCTGGCGGTCCGGACCGACCAGACCGGCGAGCAGATCGCGGCCGCGATCAACGCCGCCGAGGAGCGCATCCGGGCGGCGCTGCCCGAGGCCCGGCACATCTTCCTCGAACCCGACATCGACCGCGCGGCGGCGCCCGCGCCCGATCCGTCCTAG